In the Solanum pennellii chromosome 5, SPENNV200 genome, one interval contains:
- the LOC107019371 gene encoding uncharacterized protein LOC107019371, which produces MRLFSRSLCGEALEWFTSHETRQWPSWSALAKDFMDRYAYNVEIVPDRYSLEKIKQKPTESYREFAYRWRREAARVRPPMTEKEIVEVFVRVQEPEYYDRVILLIGAKFAEIVKVGETIEDGLKSGKIARVSASPGSSGLVRKKREEVAAISYGGRKVPRNLPRPQNGSNPPSKPHQAHRPQSNHSGHYNPAPTYPDAKILSYQNPPPIPQNFPSLPAALMYSQAIEHRPPRIKYKPQHIKAPIQITKPQCQTIKQIPTPEPKLHDQTPAVTNKSPPPQQSGYDPPRPRFEKKPSRSFTALAESRTKLFERLSAAGYIHPVGPKPVDVNSRFYRPEQRCAYHFNCVGHDTEDCINLKHKIQDLIDQEVVSLQPAAPNVNTNPLPNHGGGNTNMIETDEDEREAKRITSVVQEDLEKAVASLSIKEKGEFVILTPAKAVALVPSKTLAKPKFVIETAAAQGMTRSGRCYTPDELALGGQKKDHAKRPISEAEAEEFWRRMQPKDYSIVKHLEKTPAQISVWALLMSSWSHRQALMKALDDTYVPSGTSSENVAAMIHQLIRGHRISFCDDELPAEGRAHNKALHITVICRGKVINRVLVDDGSGLNICPLSTLKQLRYDLGKLEQNQVNVRAFDGVQRDTLGAVNLTIQMGPAEFEAKFQVLDIDTSYNLLLGRPFIHLAGAVPSTLHQMMKLVWKNEELVIHGEKGHSGKQVPVLDETPQGSDFYTVE; this is translated from the exons ATGAGGTTGTTCAGCCGGAGCCTGTGCGGTGAGGCCCTGGAATGGTTCACGTCGCACGAGACTCGACAATGGCCCAGTTGGAGTGCACTGGCTAAAGATTTCATGGACAGATATGCATACAACGTCGAGATAGTCCCTGATCGGTACTCCTTGGAGAAGATTAAGCAGAAGCCCACAGAAAGCTATCGAGAGTTCGCGTACAGGTGGAGGAGAGAGGCAGCGAGGGTGAGGCCTCCGATGACAGAGAAAGAGATTGTAGAGGTATTCGTGCGGGTGCAGGAGCCCGAGTATTATGACAGAGTCATCTTATTAATCGGCGCCAAGTTCGCCGAGATAGTCAAAGTgggtgagactatcgaagatgGCCTGAAGTCGGGAAAGATAGCCCGAGTGTCTGCGTCGCCTGGATCTTCCGGACTTGTGAGGAAGAAGAGAGAGGAGGTTGCTGCTATCTCATACGGGGGAAGAAAGGTCCCCAGGAATTTACCACGTCCCCAAAACGGCTCCAACCCTCCATCAAAGCCTCATCAAGCCCACCGTCCACAATCAAATCATTCCGGCCACTACAATCCTGCCCCCACTTATCCAGATGCCAAGATTTTATCCTATCAGAATCCACCCCCAATTCCCCAAAATTTTCCCTCC CTCCCAGCTGCGCTAATGTACAGCCAAGCTATCGAGCACCGTCCCCCGCGTATCAAATACAAACCCCAGCATATCAAAGCCCCCATCCAAATTACCAAGCCCCAATGCCAAACTATCAAACAAATCCCTACCCCAGAACCCAAGCTCCACGACCAAACACCCGCAGTTACCAACAAGTCCCCCCCCCCTCAGCAGAGCGGGTATGATCCCCCTCGCCCCAGGTTTGAGAAGAAGCCCTCCAGAAGCTTCACCGCGTTGGCTGAAAGCAGAACCAAGCTGTTCGAAAGATTGTCTGCGGCCGGATACATCCACCCTGTGGGGCCCAAGCCCGTGGATGTCAACTCCAGATTCTACAGACCAGAGcagagatgtgcttatcatttCAACTGTGTTGGACATGATACCGAAGATTGTATTAATCTCAAGCACAAGATCCAGGACTTGATCGACCAAGAAGTGGTCTCCCTTCAGCCTGCGGCGCCGAACGTCAACACCAATCCATTGCCAAATCATGGGGGTGGAAACACCAACATGATAGAAACAGACGAAGATGAGCGTGAGGCTAAGAGGATTACTTCTGTTGTTCAGGAAGACTTGGAAAAGGCTGTCGCTTCTTTAAGCATCAAGGAAAAGGGAGAGTTCGTCATTCTGACACCTGCAAAGGCTGTTGCCTTGGTGCCCTCAAAGACTCTCGCCAAACCCAAGTTTGTGATAGAAACGGCCGCGGCTCAAGGCATGACTAGATCTGGCAGATGTTACACTCCTGACGAGCTTGCTCTCGGAGGACAAAAGAAAGATCATGCTAAGAGACCCATAAGTGAAGCAGAAGCCGAGGAGTTCTGGAGAAGAATGCAGCCTAAAGACTACTCCATCGTTAAGCACTTGGAGAAGACTCCAGCCCAGATTTCTGTGTGGGCCCTGCTGATGAGCTCCTGGTCCCACAGACAGGCTTTGATGAAGGCCTTGGATGACACATATGTGCCCTCGGGTACGAGCAGCGAAAATGTAGCTGCTATGATTCACCAACTCATTCGGGGACACCGCATCAGTTTCTGCGATGATGAATTGCCGGCCGAAGGGAGGGCCCATAACAAAGCTCTTCACATCACCGTGATATGCCGCGGAAAGGTCATCAACCGCGTTTTGGTAGACGATGGATCTGGTTTGAACATATGCCCCCTGTCCACACTGAAGCAGCTGAGGTATGACCTCGGCAAGTTGGAGCAAAACCAGGTCAATGTGAGAGCATTCGACGGTGTGCAGAGAGACACGTTAGGAGCGGTGAACTTGACCATCCAGATGGGCCCCGCGGAGTTCGAGGCAAAGTTCCAGGTGTTGGATATCGACACCAGCTATAACCTCCTTTTGGGAAGGCCATTCATTCACCTGGCTGGAGCCGTCCCCTCCACTCTCCACCAAATGATGAAACTGGTGTGGAAAAATGAAGAACTGGTTATTCATGGTGAAAAGGGCCACTCAGGAAAGCAGGTGCCGGTCTTGGACGAGACGCCGCAAGGTTCGGACTTCTACACGGTGGAGTAG